From a region of the Primulina eburnea isolate SZY01 chromosome 7, ASM2296580v1, whole genome shotgun sequence genome:
- the LOC140836659 gene encoding protein NARROW LEAF 1-like, with protein MDRARKVLRAHHSGSAKSEESALDLERNYYNNLNLTEASPARSQAFATGCQLSENNAAYFSWPAPNRLTDAAEVRLLYFGNLQKGVLPGRWPTGLRATTLLELMTIRAFHSKFLRCFSLGTAIGFRIRRGALTDIPAILVFVARKVHRQWLSPAHCLPAALEGPGGVWCDVDVVEFSYYGAPAAPPKEQLHTELVDGFGRSDPWIGSGSQVASQETYGTLGAIVKSRTGNREVGFLTNRHVAVDLDYPSQKMFHPLPPSLGPGVYLGAVERATSFVADDLWYGTFAGTNPETFVRADGAFIPFAEDFNMANITTQVKGAGEIADVHIIDLQSPIDSVVGRQVVKVGRSSGLTTGTIVAYALEYNDEKGMCFFTDFLIVGENQQPFDLEGDSGSLILLIGQNGEKHQPVGIIWGGTANRGRLKLKAGQPPENWTSGVDLGRLLDLLELDLITSPEGLQAALRKQRNASATGFHSALRESASLKWITATSKDKSEENFVPSIVQRASANVCSGLELLPPCSHDEFRIEGGCDVVPPSIEHQFMPSFSCKSLAYPNLGSENVVGLGNLSVLKNKSEGKISVSLKLDEPEPKRRKQSNSVGWH; from the exons ATGGATCGGGCTAGAAAGGTTTTGAGAGCTCATCATTCTGGTTCTGCAAAATCTGAGGAATCAGCTCTCGATTTGGAAAGGAATTACTACAACAATCTCAATCTTACTGAAGCGAGTCCAGCTCGGTCGCAAGCCTTTGCAACAGGTTGTCAGCTATCTGAGAACAATGCTGCTTACTTTTCATGGCCGGCTCCCAATAGGTTAACCGACGCTGCTGAAGTCAGATTGCTCTACTTTGGGAATCTTCAAAAGGGAGTTCTACCTGGTCGATGGCCAACTGGCTTGCGGGCTACCACCTTGCTTGAACTGATGACAATCAGGGCATTTCATAGCAAATTTTTACGGTGCTTTAGTCTTGGAACAGCAATTGGTTTCCGGATTAGAAGGGGTGCGCTGACTGATATACCGGCTATACTTGTGTTTGTTGCCAGAAAAGTTCACAGGCAGTGGCTCAGCCCTGCCCATTGTCTACCTGCTGCTCTCGAG GGACCTGGAGGTGTTTGGTGTGATGTTGACGTTGTTGAATTCTCTTACTATGGTGCACCAGCAGCCCCTCCAAAGGAACAACTGCACACAGAACTTGTAGATGGCTTCGGCAGAAGTGATCCATGGATTGGATCTGGTTCCCAG GTTGCAAGCCAAGAAACTTACGGAACATTAGGTGCTATTGTCAAAAGTCGGACAGGAAATAGGGAGGTTGGTTTTCTCACTAATCGGCATGTGGCTGTTGATCTTGATTACCCAAGCCAGAAAATGTTTCATCCATTGCCACCAAGTCTTGGTCCTGGGGTGTATTTAGGTGCTGTGGAAAGGGCTACGTCGTTTGTAGCTGATGATCTTTGGTACGGCACTTTTGCTGGAACAAATCCAG AAACATTTGTTCGAGCAGATGGGGCTTTTATTCCTTTTGCCGAGGATTTTAACATGGCAAACATTACGACACAGGTTAAAGGTGCAGGTGAAATTGCTGATGTCCACATAATAGATTTGCAGTCCCCCATAGATAGTGTAGTTGGGAGGCAGGTGGTGAAAGTTGGAAGAAGCTCTGGCTTGACAACTGGGACTATAGTGGCTTATGCTTTAGAATACAATGATGAAAAAGGAATGTGTTTTTTCACAGATTTTCTCATTGTAGGCGAGAATCAACAGCCTTTTGACCTTGAAGGCGACAGTGGAAGCCTTATCTTATTGATAGGTCAGAATGGGGAGAAACACCAGCCTGTAGGAATCATTTGGGGCGGGACAGCCAATAGAGGCCGGTTGAAATTGAAGGCTGGCCAACCTCCGGAGAATTGGACCAGTGGAGTTGATTTAGGACGTCTTCTTGATCTTCTTGAACTTGATCTGATCACAAGCCCAGAAGGGCTTCAAG CTGCATTACGGAAGCAGAGAAATGCTTCTGCAACAGGATTTCATTCTGCTCTCAGAGAATCTGCATCGCTCAAGTGGATTACTGCTACCTCAAAAGATAAATCAGAAGAGAACTTTGTTCCAAGTATCGTGCAACGAGCCTCTGCCAATGTCTGTTCTGGTCTGGAGTTACTGCCACCTTGCAGCCATGATGAGTTTCGTATTGAGGGTGGTTGTGATGTAGTTCCTCCCAGTATAGAGCACCAGTTCATGCCGAGCTTTTCATGTAAATCTTTGGCATATCCAAATCTTGGAAGTGAAAACGTGGTTGGACTGGGGAACCTTTCTGTCTTGAAAAACAAGTCCGAAGGTAAAATTTCTGTTTCTCTGAAGTTAGATGAACCAGAACCAAAGCGAAGGAAGCAATCAAATTCTGTGGGTTGGCACTAA
- the LOC140836661 gene encoding lecithin-cholesterol acyltransferase-like 4, with protein MAVLLEDIVKSVEHLLKLISKKSQEQSYVDPNLDPVLLVPGIAGSILNSVNDKTGKKERIWVRILAADHEFREKLWSKFDPATGRAVTLDPDAHIEVPEDRYGLYAIDTLDPDMVIGGDCVFYFHDMIVEMLKWGYQEGTTLFGFGYDFRQSNRFQGTLGRLAAKLESVYTASGGRKINIITHSMGGLLIKCFMSLHVDIFEKYVKTWIAIAAPFRGAPGYIGSALLNGTSFVEGWEQNFFISKWSMQQLLLECPSIYELMACLDFKWEHVPLLQIWRQKCDSDGNYTVKLESFPPVEATSVFMEALSGNKINYDGADISLTFNIEILKWANKTRELLSCAEVPDHIKFYNIYGTNYETPHSVCYGSEDAPVSDLQQLPTLQAKYINVDGDGTVPMESAKADGLRAEARIGVHGDHRGIICDRHVFRIVKHWLKADHDPFYNPINDYVILPTALDMECHKIKGLQVTSLKEEWEIIGDDQYLKEESAERKPLVGSVCVSRMGGGESLQEEACATIIVQNQEGGKKHVELNAVSISTNA; from the exons ATGGCGGTGTTGTTGGAGGACATAGTGAAGTCTGTGGAGCATTTGTTGAAGCTGATCAGTAAAAAGAGCCAGGAACAGTCCTACGTAGACCCCAATCTCGACCCTGTTCTCCTTGTTCCAGGTATAGCCGGTTCGATTCTCAACTCCGTCAATGATAAGACCGGCAAAAAAGAGCGGATCTGGGTTCGGATTCTGGCGGCTGATCACGAGTTTCGGGAGAAGCTCTGGTCTAAATTTGATCCTGCTACAG GTAGAGCTGTAACATTGGATCCTGACGCCCATATTGAAGTTCCCGAAGACAGATATGGGCTTTATGCAATTGACACGTTAGACCCCGATATG GTCATTGGTGGtgattgtgtattttattttcatgacatgattgttGAAATGCTCAAATGGGGCTACCAAGAGGGAACAACACTTTTTGGGTTTGGATATGATTTCCGCCAAAGCAATCG GTTTCAGGGAACTCTGGGGCGGCTGGCAGCTAAACTTGAGTCAGTTTATACAGCATCTGGTGGAAGAAAAATAAACATAATAACTCATTCAATGGGTGGTCTTTTGATAAAGTGTTTTATGAGCCTGCATGTTGAT ATCTTTGAGAAGTATGTGAAAACTTGGATTGCAATAGCTGCACCATTTCGAG GTGCACCTGGATACATAGGCTCTGCATTATTGAATGGAACTTCATTTGTTGAAGGATGGGAacagaatttttttatttcaaaatggaGTATGCAGCAACTG CTGCTTGAATGCCCATCAATATATGAATTGATGGCCTGTTTAGATTTTAAATGGGAACACGTTCCACTTCTTCAAATATGGAGACAGAAATGTGATAGTGATGGAAATTATACTGTGAAGCTGGAGTCTTTTCCTCCTGTAGAAGCCACATCTGTCTTTATGGAAGCTCTTTCTGGCAACAAG ATAAATTACGATGGTGCTGATATTTCTTTAACTTTTAACATCGAGATTCTAAAATGGGCTAATAAGACACGCGAACTGTTGAGTTGTGCTGAGGTTCCTGATCACATTAAGTTCTACAATATTTATGGCACAAATTATGAGACACCTCATAGCGTTTG TTATGGAAGTGAAGATGCCCCTGTCTCTGATCTGCAGCAATTACCTACTCTCCAA GCAAAGTATATCAATGTTGATGGTGATGGAACTGTTCCAATGGAATCTGCGAAG GCAGATGGACTTCGGGCAGAAGCAAGAATTGGAGTCCATGGAGACCACCGAGGAATCATTTGTGACCGTCATGTGTTCAGAATTGTCAAACATTGGCTGAAAGCAGATCACGATCCTTTCTACAATCCAATTAACGATTATGTAATTCTACCAACTGCTTTGGACATGGAATGCCACAAAATAAAAGGGTTACAAGTCACTTCTCTCAAAGAGGAATGGGAAATTATTGGCGACGACCAATATCTTAAAGAAGAGTCGGCGGAGAGAAAGCCTTTGGTGGGTTCGGTCTGCGTCTCGCGAATGGGAGGTGGTGAATCTTTGCAGGAAGAGGCTTGTGCCACCATTATAGTTCAAAATCAAGAGGGTGGTAAAAAGCACGTGGAGCTCAACGCTGTTTCTATCTCCACGAATGCATAA